One genomic segment of Balneolaceae bacterium includes these proteins:
- a CDS encoding NADH-quinone oxidoreductase subunit A yields the protein MITDFGYVLLFIVTGALFVGIALFASKLIRPDRPNDTKLMTYECGEIPFGDARIQFNNRFYIIGLMFLIFEVEILLLFPWAVVFKDIGWFAFLVMFVFVFLIFIGFIYELGKGHLKWDIPAPLIPRYEENFGVIEDEDKEKGVVQSAKKL from the coding sequence ATGATTACAGATTTTGGTTATGTCCTTCTCTTCATTGTAACAGGTGCCCTGTTTGTCGGAATAGCTCTGTTTGCATCAAAACTTATACGACCTGACCGGCCGAACGACACCAAACTAATGACTTATGAATGTGGTGAGATACCATTCGGAGATGCCAGGATCCAGTTTAACAACAGGTTTTACATCATAGGATTGATGTTTCTGATTTTCGAAGTTGAAATTCTACTTCTATTCCCCTGGGCGGTTGTATTTAAAGATATTGGATGGTTCGCCTTTCTGGTAATGTTTGTTTTCGTATTCCTGATTTTCATCGGATTTATTTATGAACTCGGGAAAGGCCATTTAAAATGGGATATACCGGCCCCCCTTATTCCTCGATATGAAGAAAACTTTGGGGTTATTGAAGATGAGGATAAAGAGAAGGGAGTCGTTCAATCAGCTAAAAAATTATAG
- a CDS encoding NADH-quinone oxidoreductase subunit I — MATVIKEGWNTFKSIFTGMGVTFRHLFQPAVTELYPEEKVDLPEGARAKLYVNIDDCIGCNLCARACPVNCIDIETVMATPDVDLGKTSTGNPKRFWLTRFNIDMAKCMYCDLCTYPCPTDCIYMVPEYEYSDYDRSNLVYHFSDLGPEMVAEVKEKAEKEAERKKQEREQKMKEKKAKAKSKKKPSENKKDEEES, encoded by the coding sequence ATGGCAACTGTAATTAAAGAAGGATGGAATACATTTAAATCCATATTCACCGGAATGGGAGTGACGTTTCGCCATCTTTTTCAACCGGCGGTAACCGAATTATACCCTGAAGAAAAAGTAGATCTACCGGAAGGTGCCCGCGCAAAACTCTATGTAAATATTGATGACTGCATAGGATGCAATCTCTGTGCACGGGCCTGTCCTGTAAACTGCATTGATATTGAAACGGTAATGGCTACGCCGGATGTGGACCTGGGAAAAACATCCACCGGTAACCCGAAACGATTTTGGCTCACCCGGTTCAATATCGATATGGCAAAATGTATGTATTGCGATTTGTGCACGTATCCATGCCCAACCGATTGTATATACATGGTTCCTGAATATGAGTATTCGGATTACGATCGCTCCAACCTGGTCTATCACTTCAGCGATTTAGGGCCAGAAATGGTAGCCGAAGTGAAAGAAAAAGCGGAAAAAGAAGCTGAACGGAAAAAACAGGAACGCGAACAAAAAATGAAAGAGAAAAAGGCCAAAGCCAAGTCCAAGAAGAAACCATCGGAAAACAAAAAAGACGAGGAGGAGTCCTGA
- a CDS encoding NADH-quinone oxidoreductase subunit B family protein — protein sequence MLDKKYHDSNIIIVSLEKALNWARKNSLWYEQFGLACCAIEMMATAASRYDFDRFGIIPRSSPRQADVMIVAGTVTMKMASRIKRLYEQMSEPRYVISMGSCSNCGGPYWEHGYHVLKGVDKVIPVDVYVPGCPPRPEALLEGFLTLQQKITDETIIENKKETGT from the coding sequence ATGCTCGATAAAAAATACCACGACAGCAACATCATCATCGTATCGCTTGAAAAGGCGTTGAACTGGGCAAGGAAAAACTCCCTCTGGTACGAACAGTTTGGGCTTGCCTGCTGCGCAATAGAGATGATGGCCACGGCGGCATCCCGTTACGATTTTGACCGATTTGGTATCATACCCCGCTCTTCACCGCGGCAAGCCGATGTTATGATTGTGGCCGGAACGGTAACCATGAAAATGGCATCGCGAATTAAACGGCTCTACGAACAGATGTCGGAACCCAGATATGTAATTAGTATGGGATCTTGCTCCAACTGTGGCGGGCCATATTGGGAACATGGATACCATGTTTTAAAGGGTGTAGACAAAGTGATTCCTGTAGATGTGTATGTGCCCGGATGTCCACCCCGGCCTGAAGCACTGCTTGAAGGTTTTTTGACACTTCAACAAAAAATCACGGATGAAACCATCATTGAAAACAAAAAGGAAACCGGCACCTGA
- a CDS encoding NADH-quinone oxidoreductase subunit D, which yields MMNEVDKSSEKREMVINMGPQHPSTHGVLRLELVLDGEVVKEARPNIGYLHRCFEKYAEKLGDYTSVVPYTDRMDYVSAMNQEFGYVIAIERMLELEIPERVEYIRVIMAELQRIASHLLGIGAFGLDLGAFTPFLYLFTEREKILNIFEKTSGARLLYNYMTVGGLIKDVHKDFKKDTAEFVKTFRPKIKELNDLLSYNKIFINRTANIGVLPEKVALNYAASGPVLRGSGKKWDLRKDDPYSIYDRFDFDIPTGSGEMGSLGDCWDRYMVRVREMEQSLRIIEQALDGLPEEGDVTEAVPKRVRLKEGELYMRTETPRGELGYYIISDKSGGPFRVKARAPSFVHLSVLPAISKGALIADLVAIVGSIDIVLGEVDR from the coding sequence ATGATGAACGAAGTTGATAAAAGTAGCGAAAAAAGAGAGATGGTCATCAACATGGGGCCACAACATCCGTCTACTCACGGGGTACTTCGGCTGGAGCTTGTTTTAGATGGCGAAGTGGTTAAAGAAGCTCGTCCCAATATTGGGTACCTGCACCGTTGTTTTGAAAAATACGCAGAGAAGTTGGGCGACTATACCAGCGTAGTTCCTTACACCGATCGTATGGATTACGTATCAGCTATGAACCAGGAATTTGGATATGTAATAGCCATAGAGCGAATGCTTGAATTAGAAATTCCCGAACGCGTGGAGTATATCCGGGTAATCATGGCGGAATTACAGCGAATTGCAAGCCATCTTCTTGGAATCGGGGCATTCGGACTCGACCTCGGCGCCTTTACTCCGTTCCTCTATCTTTTTACCGAGCGAGAGAAAATCTTGAATATTTTTGAAAAAACCAGTGGTGCCCGGCTGCTCTATAATTATATGACAGTGGGCGGCTTGATAAAAGATGTTCATAAAGATTTCAAAAAAGATACGGCTGAATTTGTTAAAACCTTCAGGCCAAAAATTAAAGAGCTGAATGACCTGCTCTCATATAATAAGATTTTTATAAACCGGACAGCTAATATTGGAGTATTGCCTGAAAAGGTAGCGCTCAATTATGCCGCATCAGGACCTGTATTGAGGGGGTCTGGCAAGAAGTGGGATCTTCGAAAAGATGATCCCTATTCCATCTACGACCGGTTTGATTTTGACATTCCCACAGGCAGTGGAGAGATGGGAAGCCTCGGCGATTGCTGGGACCGCTATATGGTTCGTGTTCGCGAAATGGAGCAAAGCCTCCGAATCATTGAACAGGCACTTGATGGTTTGCCAGAAGAGGGAGATGTAACCGAAGCCGTGCCTAAACGAGTTCGGCTCAAGGAAGGTGAACTTTATATGCGAACAGAAACGCCCAGAGGCGAGCTTGGCTACTACATCATAAGCGACAAGTCGGGCGGCCCGTTTCGTGTAAAAGCACGCGCACCAAGCTTTGTCCATCTGAGTGTGCTTCCCGCCATTTCGAAAGGAGCCCTCATTGCAGATTTGGTTGCGATTGTAGGAAGCATTGATATAGTACTTGGAGAGGTGGACCGCTGA
- the nuoK gene encoding NADH-quinone oxidoreductase subunit NuoK: protein MENSIIQWLSTPGLTHFLIVSAILFSLGVMAILSKRNVIMVLMGVELILNSANINFIAFSRFTDLSLDGHMIGLFVIIVAAAEAAVALAIVLNAYNRFKTINLDDMSILKG from the coding sequence ATGGAAAATTCAATAATACAATGGCTTTCAACTCCCGGCCTCACACACTTTTTGATCGTTAGTGCCATACTGTTCTCTTTAGGAGTGATGGCCATACTATCAAAACGAAATGTAATTATGGTCTTGATGGGAGTAGAACTGATTCTGAATTCAGCCAATATCAATTTTATTGCGTTCAGCCGTTTTACAGATCTCTCGCTGGACGGACACATGATCGGGCTTTTCGTCATCATCGTAGCGGCGGCAGAAGCAGCTGTTGCACTGGCAATTGTACTGAATGCGTACAACCGCTTCAAAACAATAAACCTTGATGACATGAGCATATTGAAAGGATAA
- a CDS encoding NADH-quinone oxidoreductase subunit C, which translates to MKRPEEIFNYLEENFSDAGLEYQTGDVGEPWILAEASSLKMIMKMLRDDPELSFDVLMCLSGAHYQKEEELGVTYHLNSTNIGHKLAVKVRVPIDHPHVPSVESIWKTANWHEREAFDMVGVIFDEHPNHKRILCPDDWEGHPLRKDYVQQEFYQEMPTGE; encoded by the coding sequence ATGAAACGACCTGAAGAGATTTTTAACTATCTGGAAGAAAACTTTAGTGATGCCGGGCTTGAATATCAAACTGGTGATGTTGGAGAACCCTGGATTTTGGCTGAGGCCTCCTCTCTGAAAATGATCATGAAAATGTTACGGGATGATCCGGAGCTATCCTTTGATGTGTTAATGTGCTTAAGCGGCGCTCACTATCAAAAAGAAGAGGAGTTGGGCGTAACCTATCATTTAAACTCTACAAATATTGGCCATAAACTGGCTGTTAAAGTCCGTGTGCCGATCGATCATCCGCATGTGCCATCAGTTGAATCGATCTGGAAAACGGCGAACTGGCACGAACGGGAAGCGTTTGATATGGTTGGAGTAATTTTCGATGAACATCCCAATCACAAAAGAATTCTCTGTCCTGACGATTGGGAGGGCCATCCGCTCCGAAAAGATTACGTTCAACAGGAATTTTACCAAGAGATGCCAACCGGCGAATAA
- a CDS encoding NADH-quinone oxidoreductase subunit J, producing MEFTAILFYLFSLVTIGAASFMVFSKNIVHSAFALMFTLIGVAALYVLLYADFLAATQLLVYVGGILILILFGVMLTSQESAKLNFKTVTVNIVPASILSVAALLLLIFAFTTTEWAPENIAAPGETVSVLGTMLMSDYLLPFIIAGVLLLIAIIGAILMATRITTKTTESN from the coding sequence ATGGAATTTACAGCAATCCTTTTTTACCTGTTTTCACTGGTTACAATTGGGGCCGCATCCTTTATGGTGTTTTCTAAAAATATTGTTCATTCGGCCTTTGCATTGATGTTTACCCTGATTGGAGTAGCTGCCTTATACGTACTTCTCTACGCTGATTTTCTGGCAGCTACCCAATTACTCGTTTATGTGGGAGGTATCCTGATTCTGATTCTTTTTGGTGTAATGCTCACATCACAGGAATCCGCCAAATTAAATTTCAAAACAGTAACAGTAAATATTGTACCTGCTTCAATTTTATCGGTTGCTGCACTTCTGTTATTAATATTTGCTTTTACAACCACAGAATGGGCACCTGAAAACATAGCTGCACCCGGAGAAACCGTAAGCGTTTTAGGAACTATGCTGATGAGTGATTATCTGTTACCGTTTATTATCGCAGGTGTGTTACTGCTCATCGCCATTATCGGTGCCATCCTGATGGCTACCCGGATCACTACAAAAACAACTGAAAGCAACTGA
- the nuoH gene encoding NADH-quinone oxidoreductase subunit NuoH, producing the protein MIESYGNINPVLATLIHAFIPLTIILVYALVAIWGERKIAGFIQDRLGPHRVGGWHGWAQSIADLLKLIQKEDIVPKDASRFLFKFAPFMMFAASYAAFAVLPFSSWYIGSMINIGVFYLIAITSVLTLSVIMAGWASNNKWSLLGGMRSAAQMVSYEVPTIATVLTVIVVSGSLNLMTVTELQSGNDILGFLPNWFILQNPFLIIAFGIFFISILVESHRVPFDLPESESELVAGYQTEYSGMRWAMFMLAEYADMLLLSLLGATLFFGGWNSPFGSFMSGPAWGFFWFMLKGLLLVFVMMWIRWTLPRYRVDQLMHICWGILIPATFINLMLVALWEVIF; encoded by the coding sequence ATGATTGAGTCATACGGAAATATCAATCCTGTTCTGGCCACACTGATTCATGCTTTTATCCCGCTCACAATCATACTTGTATATGCACTTGTTGCAATTTGGGGTGAACGGAAAATTGCGGGATTTATCCAGGACCGTCTCGGTCCCCATCGCGTGGGAGGATGGCACGGATGGGCACAATCCATTGCCGATTTACTGAAATTAATTCAGAAAGAGGACATTGTACCGAAAGACGCCAGCAGATTTTTGTTCAAATTTGCACCTTTTATGATGTTTGCGGCATCCTATGCGGCCTTTGCGGTTTTGCCCTTTAGTAGTTGGTATATCGGGAGTATGATCAATATTGGGGTGTTTTACCTGATAGCAATTACATCCGTATTAACATTAAGTGTAATTATGGCTGGTTGGGCTTCAAATAATAAATGGTCGTTACTGGGAGGAATGCGAAGTGCTGCCCAGATGGTCAGTTATGAAGTACCCACCATCGCCACTGTTTTAACGGTTATTGTCGTATCAGGTTCTTTAAACCTGATGACGGTTACAGAACTTCAATCCGGCAATGATATTCTTGGATTTTTACCTAACTGGTTCATCTTACAGAATCCATTTCTGATTATCGCTTTTGGCATCTTTTTCATCTCAATACTGGTAGAATCGCACCGGGTACCTTTCGACCTGCCTGAATCTGAATCTGAATTAGTTGCGGGGTATCAAACCGAATACTCAGGAATGCGATGGGCAATGTTTATGCTTGCCGAATACGCCGATATGCTGTTGCTCTCGCTGCTGGGAGCCACACTTTTCTTTGGAGGCTGGAATAGCCCGTTCGGCAGTTTTATGTCCGGGCCGGCCTGGGGATTCTTCTGGTTCATGCTGAAAGGCCTCTTGTTGGTATTTGTAATGATGTGGATTCGCTGGACTCTGCCGAGATACAGGGTCGATCAACTTATGCATATTTGCTGGGGTATTCTTATTCCGGCAACGTTTATCAATCTGATGCTGGTGGCTCTGTGGGAAGTAATTTTTTAA